Genomic DNA from Vanrija pseudolonga chromosome 3, complete sequence:
ACTAGATGCGTTGCCGTCCATGCAGCCATGCGAGTGAATATATGCTAAGCGATGGGTATTGCGGAAGGTTGTGACAGAAGCGTCCGGTATGCAATGAATGGAGGATTCAAGTCGGAGCTTAAGCCGCAGCAGCTTCCTCATCGAGCGCAGTGAATGCCCGCTCGAGCTTCATCTTAGGCGTGATTCGAGGCTCGCCATAGACGTCAATCTTATCCACCAAGGCGTCGATCTCGTCCTGCCCAAGGGAGAGACTGCGCATGAGGATGGCAATAGCCTTGAATGCCTGAGGGAAGTCGATCGAATCGTCGTCAAGCGTTGGCATGCGCGCCTCAACACTGCTCGGGTTAGTAAAATGTCTATTGTGTGTGGCGGGCATGACTTACCCCTTcttgaggtcctcggcgGTCGCCGCTTCGCTCTTGAGAGCAGCGGTCCATCCCCTGGCCACAACATCAGCATCGCGGATCTTGGCAATGCGGAAGACGTCCTCGGAAAGCTTCTCCGACAACAAGTATCGGAACTCGGAGGGGAGAGCACGGTAGTactcgacaatgtcgtcggggtcgcgaGAGCCACCAGCGTCCTTTTCACCCCAAAGCTccttgaggtcgacgccaaTCTTCTgcttggccgcctcctcggtcaTGGAAGGAGTAGAGGCATCACCCTCAGCCtcctcaccgtcgtcgctcgcctgTTCACCATCGTCGTCACCatcgtcgtccgcgccggGAAGGGGCTTCGTGCGAGGAGCAAGGTTGAGCTTCCTACGCTGAGGAGCatccgcggcgtcggcaccacttggcgcggcgctgtcggTAGACTCGTTGAGGACGCCGAACATGTTGGTGGTAGACGAGTGACGGGACAAGGGAGGGGTGCTGCCAGCAGTACCGCCCTTCTTGTTGCGGGCAAAGACGCCCGAGGGACCGAAAGTCGGGGCACTGGGGAGCCCGGCAGAGCTGACGCCACGGCCGATCTGGGAGAAGTCCGTAGGgcgctggggtggtgggcgggcgccgccagcaccaccaacAGACTGCCATTCTCCGGGCTGCTGAGGAGCTTCCCGTCGGGAGTGACCAGCACGCGAGCCGCCTCGAGAGATGGATTCCCGAGCAGCCTGAGCCTTCTCGGCATTCTCCCGAGCAGCCTGCTGGTGAATCTGAGCAATGGTAGTAGGAACCACCTCCTTTCTGGACTGCCACTTGTGCTTGCGGAGTTCGACAACATCCTATCCTTGTCAGTATTGTTCCTTGCGCATGAACGGCGTGACGTACCATGATCATGAAGCGGATACGCGATGACACGACGTCGTTGTTGAGGAGAATCTCCAAACGGTCGAACACTAAGTCCATGGACTTGGTCGACGCGGCATCGAATTGCTTGCCGACGGTGGTAAGAAGCTTGCAAGTAGACTCGAGgtcttcctcgtcggggtTCTCAACGTTGCCGAGCAAGCGGACAAGGCACTCTCTGATAACGTTCTTGGAGAGCATTTCAAGCTTGTAGAGCTCACCGATGAGCTGCACAAGACCGAGACCGCGACGCTTGGCCTTCTGAGCAGCATAGTACTCATCGCTCATCATGGgagcctcgccgccgtccttgacctccgccgcctccgccgccttggccttgtcctcctcgctctTGGAAGCTGCCAATCGCGCAGCGTCCTCGCGTGCCCTCCAGCCAGCCTCGAAGTCGGCCTGGCAACGACCCAGGAGGTACTTGCGGAACAGGCTACCACCAGACACTTGCCTGCCTTCGATGACTTCGGAGACGTTGGGGTCCAGGCGATCCAGAAGCAAACGGCAGAGCTTGGCGTACATGGCCGACCAGTGGGCCTCGTCCGTCGACTTCTCGAAGACAAGCTTGATGACAAGCTTCAGGGTCATGCCGTCAGTCTCCTGGCTGGACTTGTTGGCCCACTCGAGGATCTGAGTAGAGATCGAGTCGAACTTCTCCTCCGTGAGCTTGTTGAGCAAggccttgaccttgcgctCAATGTAGACAGGCGACGACTCGTCATTGCCAGCGGAGCGAGCGTTCACCCAGGCGTTGGCAGTAACGGCAAGCGGTGCGACATCGGGGTCGTTGACAACCGGGGCGGGACGCTTGACACGCTCACGCTTAGAGCCTGCCCTCGAGTTGGACGGGGCCATGTGGGGCAAGCCACCACCCTGGCTGGCAGTCCTGGTCATCGAAcggccaccagcaccggGGTGCATGAGCGAGAGCTTGTAGCGCTCTTCGCTCGTGGTGTTGCTCGTGTTGCGAATGGACGAACCAGACGCGAACCCGAAGGAGCCCATGGCGTTCGCGAACCCACGTCCGCCAATGTTGCTGCCACCAATGCCACCCATCGCACCACGGTTGGCGGGGGGTAGGGAAGAGCGGCTGCCCTGGCGACGACCAAAGCCGTTCGAGGAGtcagcctcgaggccgaTTTCCTCCAGAGGCGGCAGTGACTCTGGGCGCTCCTTGCAGACCTCCATGAACTGCATCAGGAAGTCGCGGTCGTAACGGAACTTGCCGGGCTCGCTGGTCGCATTGAGGTTGGCATTCTGCGGCTTCACAGACTCGGGGTACTCGACAGAGGCAAGGTCCTCAATAGGCTTGGCAGTACCGAGAGCAGAGGGCGTGGAGGGAGTGGCGATAGCTCCAGCAGTAGCGGACGGGCCAGGGGAGCCCTTGAGATCCAGAGTCGAGGGGGTCGAACGGCGACCACCGTTGATCGCACCCAGGGGCTTGGCTGGaaggccagcagcagccaaaGCTGGCGACGACAAAGGAGAGGCGACCGCAGACTGAGTCGTCGGCGTGAGAAGGGCACGACGAGGCTCCTCGGCAGGCTCGGAACCAGTAGGCGTTTCCGCCTGCTTCTCCACAACCTTCGAGGCCGCTTCAGGCTCCTTTTGGGCTTCAGAGCTGATCGGCTCCTCAgccttgggctcggcggccttgggctcgTCAACAGGTGCTTGGGTCTTAGCCTGCGGCAGGGGTGGTGAGCTTCAACTCTCGAAAGTCTGTGGGGAAAGATATGACTGTGACCGGTACCCaccttgagctcctcctccttcgccttctgctccttctcctcctgctccttggccttctccttggcctcgagctccttagcctcgagctccttggcgtcggcctcctcctttGCCTTTCGCTcacgctcctccttggcccggcgctcgacgcgctccttgcgctcctgctcctccttctcctcctgctcctgaATCTTTTTGCGCTTCTCGTCTTCGGCTAGACGCGTCTTCTTCTGCTCTTCAGACTCGAGGCGAACGATGACAGGAAGGGCGGGcagcttcttcttgggcggTTCCTCGACAGTGGTCTCCGGTGTGGCGGCACCGCTGGTCGCCGAAGAAGTCGGGCccttggcggcagcagcggcctccGCAATGTCGACCGTTGTTCCGTCTGGGCGAGAGAACTTGATGGCCGACTTGGCACGCGGCGTGAATGACATGGCGCCAGCAGAGAGCGAAGGCGTCTGAGGACCTTGGGATCCAGGGGTCACCTGCGGAGTGAAGGGAGTACCGGGCTGCAGAGGGCGCGAAGGCGTGCTCGGGAGGGGAGAGACGGACGTGTTGGAGGGGGTCGACTGGTGACCACCCACGAGGCTTTGAGGCCGGCTGGGAGGGGTCGGCATCGTGCTACCACCAGCACTGCCAGGCAGGTTAGCATTAGGAGGAGCAGGCGAGCCACCAAGCTGAGCCTGCGCAGCCCGGGGAGAGAGGGGAATGTTGGaggggtgctgctgctgctgaggggGCCACTGCTGCGCCATTCCGTACGGCGGCTGTTCGTAGTGGTGGTACTGGGCATGTCAGCAAAGCCCATCAATATGGTCATAATACGTACGAAGTATCCACCCTGGCCTGGGTACATGATGGGGTAGCCCTGTGCTTGGCCATGCGGGATGCCATACGGAGCCTGCTGGCCCATAAGAGGGCGAGCCACACCCATGGGCCCATTCACACCGGCTGGACGAACAGGCTGCTGGCTACCCTGCATCTGAGGCTGAGGGACACGGTAACCCTGCTGTGGAGGCACTTGACCAGGGAATTGGGGCTGGGCGGCACCCATCACTGGCGAACGAGGCTGACCGGGGATGCCCTGCGGGGGACGAAGGTGAGCCTGGCCAGGCAGTCCAGCCATGGGCTGGTACTGGTGAGGAGCAGCACCTGGAAGACCGTTGGCACCAGGGAACGAGCCGTGGGGAATGGACTGGCGACGATCTTGAATCGGAGAGCCGGCCTGCGGGAGCTGcgaaggcgacgccgagcccgaggcggccgagggctgAGGGTGGGGCTTGCCGGCAAAGAGCGAGTGCACATCCAGCTTCTTTTGAGGAAGGCCAGAGGgcacgctcgaggccgcgccgccactggtgcgccgaggagggcggatCATGGCAGCAccggtcgccgtcgtctctGCGTCAATGGAGCCGAACGACTTGACCGCATCAGCCAAGTGGCTCCCAGTGGCCGCAGGCGCTGCAGGCGATGAGGAGAGCAGCGGGTTGGGCGAGTCGACCGTGCCGAAGGCAAGATTTCCTACGGACGCATTGTTAGCAATCTGTCGTGTACTGGGGACAAAAGGGTGGGTCATGTGGGACAGTGGACTGAAAGGAGAGGACGTGCCCAGCGAGACGAGAGAGTTGGTACCCTCGCATGAGACGGTGGCGGAAGTGGAGAGCTCACCTCGAGGCTGGAAATCACCGTTGCCGCCGACCATCAAGTTGCCCCACTTTGGGTTGCCCCCGATGGACACAGGGGTGGAGCCGGTCAACTGGTCATTGGTAGTCGCTCCGTTGGGCGGAGTCGAAACGGCCGAGGGCACAGCTGAAGACTGGTTGGACGCCGCAGCAGGAGGGCCACGGGACCAGGCAGAGGTGTTGGGGGTAGTTGCtgagctggctggctggtttGGTGGAGTAGAGGCCTTGCTCATTTGCGTGTGTGTCTTGTGAGACGGTGTGGTGGAATGGAAACAGGCGTAGAGGGCGGAGGATTAGGCTTGAGTTGTTATATCGCCAACGGCTGCTGGCGACGTGTGCTGATTGTCTGGCAAGAATACCAGTCGACCAGAGAGATACCGGGACGTGTTACCTTTGGGCGAGGTAACAATGACGGACGGCAAATGAGGGGGGGTTTGTCTTCAACAAGGTGTGTTGAGAGACAAACTTTTTCGTGTTGGAATGATGGTGGCCACTCGATGATGAAAAGAGGGAGCCGGCTGGGGGGGAGAGGGGAAAGGGGAGAAATGCCCTATGCGAGTCCCAGGCGATGCGAGGGGCTCTTGCGATGAACGCTTTttgggaggggagggggggtgacAGAAGTCGAGAAGGGAAGAATGGATTGTGTGTCGGACACTGTATTAGTGTCCCCTTGGTGGTGAGAGAAGAAAGGAAAACCGGAATGGTGTGCGTGTGCAATGAGGGGGGGGTGAGGAGTgagacgggcgggcgggcggggggaaCGAGAGGGCAAACCGCCAGAGGGGGGGCACAGGGGCGgcaagcgcgcggcggcggcgggggcggcgggggagtgGTGGACGCTGACGGCCTCACTGGTTCAACTGGCTGCAAAACAGGCACGACACACACGCTCTACCAGCGTGCGTTTTGATGGACGGCAGGACAGGTAATGTGACCTAATTAGCGGAATCAATTTTGTAATTCAGCACATGTGGTTTCGACCAAACGGGGCTTGGTTTGTGGCATCTGGTCCAGTAGTCACAGTCGCAAATATTCTCTTTCTCGACACAAGGGACATTGTACAACCTCATCACTGTTTGTATAATGGGCCTGTTGGGTGAAGAAACAATGCTGGCGCCGGACAACGCAACTCATCACTGCAACAACTGAGCCGCCTTTGTTGAcctgaggctgctgctgttgtgcATATGTGGCCCAGACGACGTCTGATGGCTTTGAAAAAATGGCATTGTCGGTCTGATCACGTGCAATTTGAGGTTATGATGTAACCCGTCATTGAAAGTATGTGTCATTTGTCACAGGGCGACTGTGATCACTACGTCCCATCATGTACTTGCAGGGATCGGTCAGCGCCGTAAACGAACCGAACCGATAACGAGTCGACGACCGACAACAGCGTGAGCACTCCACCCGTCGGTTCACGGAGCCGCCGCACCCACTCCACTCTTCGCCATTCAATCCAACGTCACCCTTGTCCCATCGCTTTGGTCAGAACGAAAGGGTGAACAACCCTCGCGACAATCATCATGGCTCCTCTGGACCAAACGAGGATCCTGTCTATCCAGTCGCATGTCGTTTCTGGCTATGTTGGTACGTGCTCGTGTGCTGCAAGTCAATTACCCCTCACACCCCACAGGCAACCGAGCTGCAACCTTTCCTCTGCAGATGTTGGGCTATGATGTGGACGTCGTCAACACTGTGCAGTTCTCAAACCACACGGGATACGGTCACACCAATGGTACCAAGACGTCGccggagcagctcgaggccatcttCGAAGGGCTCTTCACAAATGGCCTCGTGAGCCACGCGCGTCTCTTGACCGGCTACATCCCAGGCGCAGAGGCTCTTCGGGTCATCGGCAAGCAAGTCGAGCGCATGCGTCAGAATGAAGGTCTCGTCTATCTCCTGGACCGTGAGTGTGGCCATGCGAGCGTCGGCACATGTCTGACGAGCCATCAGCCGTAATGGGCGACATTGGAACCGGCCTCTACGTGAGCCCAGATGTTGTTCCCGTGTACAAGAGCCTCTTGAAAACTGCCACCATCATTACACCGAACCAGTTTGAGACCGAGTGAGTCcaactcctcctcctcctcaaagACCATAGTGACTAACGGTGACCCAGGCTTCTCTCTGGCGTCAAGATTGACTCGGTGGCGTCTCTTCACGAGGCCTTGACAGCCCTACATGTCAACTACGGTGTGCCTCACGTGGTTTTGTCTTCCATTCCGCTCcccatctcgctcgtcgccgagctgggcctgccaccacctccagcaTCGTACACTCGCTTTGTCCCCGACCCAAAGCCGCCTTGGTACGACGCGGTTGGAGTTGGAGCCCCAGAAGACGACATTCTCGTCTGCTTTGCAAGCACTTGGGATGGGAACAAGCCACAGACCTTCGGTTTCGCCCTGCCTACCATCCGTGGCTACTTCTCTGGCGTTGGTGACCTGTTCtccgccctcgtccttggaCATTACCAGCGCACCTCCGAGACACAACCTGGTCTTTCTCCCCTTGCGGATGCTGTCTCGCATGCGCTCCTGACTGTACAGCAGATCCTTCTGCGCACCCATTTATACAGTCTGGACATTGCTTCGTCTGGCTCGGCAACCCCAAGGCCTATCCATGAGAACTCGCCTCATCAGGATTCGGTGATCCCCTCCGACACTGAACTCGACAACGCCCCGCCTCTTAACCCCACCGACCCGAAGCGCAAGGCTCGCCGGATGAGGCTACGTGAGATGCGAGTCGTCCAGGAGCGAGACCTAATTGTCAATGGCGGTGAAACTTGGCCGGGCAAGCACCTAGACTGGGACAAGTTGCGAGGCGATTAGCATGTCGACCATTAGAGGGCGAGCAAACGCATAGCATACAGGCAACAAGCCCCATGAAGCACGTAGAACAAGAGAGCAATTTGGAGGATGTGGGTATGAGAGGTGGTGCATGCCATTGACTAGAGATTGAGAGGGAAATCGTTCAACTACTCGGTGCGAGGCTCGTCAAGCCAGTCGAGGAACTGAGGGGTGAAGTATGAGATGATGACGGTCGCCCCTGCGCGGACAAACGACTCGACGGTCTCGAAAGCCATCTGCTTCAGGTCGTAGATGCCCTTCTCGGCACCGGCCACGACCATGGCGTACTCTCCCGAGACCTGGTACACTGCCACGGGGTGATCCGGCTCCAGCTGTGCGCAGTCGGAGACGATGTCGAGGTACGGCAGCGTGGGCTTCACCATGAGGATATCGGCACCCTCAGCCGCGTCTCGCTTCTGTAGGAAGCCGTTAGCATCATTGCATTGCTGATTGCACTCACAATAGCACGTCTCGCAAGGCCACGAGCGTTGGGAGGGAGCTGGTAGCACTTGCGGTTGCCATACTCGGGAGCactgccggcggcatcgctATCCATTGTCAATAGTGTCCTCAAGGTCTCCGTCTCGAGAGGGCTCACCGGAATGGTCCGTACAGGCCAGACGCAAACTTGGCAGCGTAGCTCATCAGAGCTACACGGTTTCCGTAGCCGTGCTGCATGAGAGCAAGCTTGATAGCACGGATGCGCCCATCCATCATGTCACTCGGAGCAACACAGTGGGCACCAGCCTCAGCATAGGCAAGCGCAACCTCGGCAATGCGCTGGGCGGACTTCTCTGCGTCAAGGGTGGGGAAGTTGCTGTGCGTCGGGTTTGGAAGCTGAGACATGACGCCGCAGTGTCCGTGAGAAGTGTACTCGCACAAGCACACATCGACTGCCAGGAAGAGACCCGGGAAGAGCTTGGAGAGGAGGTGAAGTGCCTTGATAACCGGAGTCTCCGGGTCATCGGCAGGGGAGCCCACCTCGTCCTAAGATCGTAAGCCATCTTCCAGCAAGAAACCACTGTGGTACTTGCCTTGTTCATCTCCATGGGCACTCCGAACAGGATAACGCTCTTGAGACCCTTCTTGACCAGGGGTCCGAGGAAGCCCTCCAACTTGTTGATGCCCCAGCGCTTCTGTCCAGGGAGGGTAGCGACAATCTGCTCGGCGTCCGGGTCGTCGGAGATGAAGATGGGGTACATGAACATGTCCTTTGTGAGGTTGCGACCATTGTTCTGGTACTTGCGGAGCACGGGGTGGTGGAACCCACCGTGCAGGACGGACCTGAGAGGACGAGTCAGTGATACGATAGAGTGAAGGCACCGCCGGAAGACAGAGAGAGGGCTGCGGGACTCACGAAATGTcgagaggaggagcttggAATCGGAGGGACGACATGGTGGTTGTAGTAGCAAGGTGAAGATCAACCGGGGTGAACTAGGGCGACTGGACGAATGTAAGGGATAGGATGTTGAAGCAGAAGAGATGCACGCGAGGGACAGTGACAGCAAGATGGGTCGACTGGCGAgggacgacgactttgagtAGCACGAGAGACCTCCACTTTGTTCGGCCAAATCCACCCGTCCATACTGTCGTGCCGTGCCTGACGGAATCGAGTCTGACTGATCCCGCTGGCTGTTGGGTGGCCACAAGctgctcactcactcactcgttGCACGGCCCGACAAACGCGCTCACATTatcgccttcctcgacatTATCAACTCTTTACTCCATCACAACAATCCTCGCAATCACAATGGCGACAGCACAAGCAGCACGCCCAGAACCAAACGGTACTCGGACCCTCACTGTCACCCCAACCGAGTCGGAGGCAGCGTCGACCTCaacctcgccaccgccgtcccGTGCCGACACACCAAACTCGGTCGGCGTCCTCCGTCTCCGTGGTGGCCCCGTTCGCAGGCAACGCGTCGTGTGGTCATCAGAGACTGTGGATAATGAAGGCATGGGAAAGAAGAAGTCGAAGAGTGAGTCATGTTTGGTGCAGCCTGGGGTCTGGCGCTTTATACCCGTGCTCCCGGTGCTTCCCACTCAATCCTCGTGATGTTGCCGGCTGACCTCTGGCAGTCTGCTGCATCTACCACAAGCCGCGGGCGTTTGACGAGTCATCGTCCGAGTCTGACTCGTGCTCTGACGATGATGGGGCATGCTCGGGCCACAAGGAGCACGCTACTACCCGACGTCAGCGCCCTCGGCCTGTGGGAGATGCCGAAGTGGAGAGCAGCGAGAGCTCAGAGTCGGATGGGGGTGCTGGTGACAGCCGTCCACGGTGAGTCGACACGAGCTTAGGAGCTCTGTATGAGTCCTATACTCTACGTGTAAATGCTGAACGGAGTACAGTccgacacgccgcgccaagcgcaagccGCACAGTCACCACGATTCGAAGATGAACAAGTACGACGTCCAGCCTACagccaagggcaaggacaaggcaTAGCTCATTGTACCTCATGTGAAGCCAGTGTATGTATCATGCAATCGCAATGTTGATGAAATGCGGAGTGTGCTTCTAACAATGTCTATGAATGCAACGCGGGCGGAGACTGTGGCACCCGCTGTATGACACTCATCCCACAACGACCTTGTTCTCCGGCGCCAGACTGATCAGGGCAAGGCACGACAGACCGAGCTCGAACCATTCCAACTGACGGGGAGAAAGCGCTCGTCCTTTAAGACGAATGGACAGTGCCGATGCAAGCTGCTCCCGCATCCGCTTGATTGCGATAAGCGTTTTGGGATCCGCCTGGAACCGAACCCTCCGGTCAATCTGGAGGGAGGAGGCCATCACCTGTGGAGTGTCAACAACGTATATAGCACACCGGCCTCACCTTGAAGTCTGCCAAGTCACCGCACAATAGTGCAAGCCATAGCTCCTGCACTGGACCAACTTCCCAGGCATACAGTTTCTTTGACTGCATGAGGGTGAAGTAGGTGAGGAAGCTCGTGCCAAACTCGCTCTTGGGGATGCGGAAGTTGACGGAGCTGGGGTGAATCGCCACCGTCTGTTGGTTGGTAATCGTGCGGAGGCCGCCACTTGGCTCCAGTGACAGAATCTTCGGATACAGGCCGGCTGCCAAGGCAGCCTCAAGAAGGTTGTAATCTCGGCCATTGCTGTTGAACTCTTGAGGCACTGTGACAAATCGAGTACGAGCACTCCGGCTGTACCGTGCTCTAGGCTGTCAGACGGAACACCACTCCTTACTCACCTCGCAATCTCCTCCTTCTGCGCGGGAGTTGCCGCAATAAAAGACGAGTCAACCAGGTAGGCCAGCAGTTGCTGCCGCAGTTCTTCGATTTGTTGGAGGTTTTGGTGGGACACAAAGTTGCGCTTGCAGAAAGTCCTGACGAAGTTGGCATTCTCCGAAGCTCTGCGCCAGCTGTCGAATACGTTCGCAATGGTCAGGAAGTCGCTGTTACCGACAGCAAAGCtcttcttggcggcctcaGCCTGGCCTTCAAATCCGAATGGAGTCACGAAAGGACTCTTCGAGTTGAGAGTCGCGGCGATGGTGAGGGCCGGATCAAGACATTTGAAGAGCGCGGCAACGAGAAGGAACTTGCCCAAATGCACATCCATGGGTAGCTTGCTGAGCAACCGGCCCATGGAAGTGATTTCCTCATTGGCTGTCAAGGCTTTCACCTCCACCAGCGCAGAGACTGCGCGCTGAATGTTGGTAGAGCTTGGGGGGTCTAGGGCCCTCATGAGGACGTCTTCAATGCTCGTTCCAATCTTGATTTTCAAGATCTTGATACGGAGGGCGAGATCTTGGAGGGACAGCCTAAGCATTTCTGGCACGGGGTGCTCAGCCAGTTGCGAATCGTGGCGCGCCTTGGTGAGAAGGTGGAAAGCCAGGCCCTCTTGAACACGGCcagcacgaccacgacgctgTTTGGCATTGCTTCGAGCAATGTACGATTCGACCAGTCGTGACAACTGGCGCTTCTCGTCATACCGCATCTCTCGTTGCTTGCCGGTGTCGATAACACACGTGATATCGGGGATCGTGACACCGGTTTCAGCAATGTTGGTAGCTGTGAGGCGTTAGCAACAACGGTACCTCGACTACTTACAGATGACAATCTTCCTGACACCTGGAGGTGGTATCTGGAACACCGCACTCTGTCCTTCAGAACTGATCGTTGAATGCAAAGGATAGATCACAAAATCCGACGATGCCCCAAACCTCGGGTGGGATTGCAATGCGTCATTGAGCTTTCGAATTTCCGCCAGACCTGGCATGAACACCAAAGTAGCAGGTGAAAATTGCTGGAGGGATGGGTCGTCAAAACAAACTTGTTCCAAAAGGCGAATGATGAGGTCGTATGGGATTTGACGGGAGTCTAGGAGATTGACGGTCTCGACTGTTTTGGGAGAGTACCGTTGGGACGACAGCTTTGTTGGGTCTGATGGCTtgctctcgtcgtccgacGAATCCGTGGCCGCAGGAGTGTCTTCCGTCCATTCCAACTGTTTGGAACCAGGCTTCTTATTCCTTGTCCAAACAGCATAGGGAGATGACTCATCGATGTGCCACCCCGTTTGCTCAACGGCATCCTCCAGATAACGAACAGTCACTGGGAACGTCCGACCCGGAACTGACATGAAGGGGCAGCCCCCAAAGAATGCCGAAAGCCTCTCAGCGTCAACCGTGGCGGACATGAGAATGACCTTGAGATCCATTCGGACCAGCAGAAGTTCTTTGAGGACGATCAGAAGAAAGTCGGATTCAATGGACCGTTCGTGCACTTCGTCGACAATGATATGCGTAACTTCGTCAAATGCTGTCGATTTGCCGCCACTACCGGAGCCTCCTTCCAGCATGCGAAGGGCGATACCATTGGTGACGAACAGCAGTCGAGTGTTTGCAGAAGACTTTGATTCCAACCGAATTGAATAGCCCACCAAGGACGCATTGGACCCCATTGCTCCAGGGCTGTCACCCAGCTCAGCGGAGACACGTTGAGCAAGGGATA
This window encodes:
- the SPBC15C4.05 gene encoding putative helicase, whose protein sequence is MGKKKLSLKPVQRGYGTTSVPTKKAKAEAEAAASAAASEPEADAAPANQEIATRPALDQPHQTSTSQGPKDAIPPPEDGQVDSWDSDQTLEQAVLQGLVDRLQERSDKEVSRVLKAIEFDARFAASFPRLTMDETTRNEILSYAIQDYEEASGHRTQGMPPDPSQPDGDKTLSRVYIAYQVLLRSGFPSDRVKQYILEGMLQGQGWQEGFEWMWLHMSEDESRQVVKGNIQGETEFFEANPSSLDAPLLDVAVEEAPPAISPPPATETTVIPTQDSASMEASVSASLFQSQGGSDSDPESDSEAELDINKENQDWAQLMLELDSLRISAGTGKAKGKKGKTNAVVMETPEMVKLKNKIAKVEKQYMFSRKDADVILKALKSKRDMQLLETKLKGLPDSNRSSPAPPSTVEASQVATPSHAASEPAEPSGDFDDDSDDGGMFGNMLEQPEEGAAPPPSTNTTIVVREMPIPKQFSFSGNTPKALLRLALSKSAKHAAISFARLSGNARVARSGVEIRWSPLKRRAWRMDDIACGSFEEAENYISTLALHELSQSGMLSGVNWRTMPPAYRELWDELESAYQLKIDAENRERWKVVKDLVDQKVQAFNNASTVEVSSKPAVATPSENTDVIVPQGSVYSQELQSQFEKRISSPSYRKMRQDRDTLPIAPFRDDIIKTTENSQVLVFGGETGCGKSTQLPAFILEHSLAQGKPCKILVTEPRRISAISLAQRVSAELGDSPGAMGSNASLVGYSIRLESKSSANTRLLFVTNGIALRMLEGGSGSGGKSTAFDEVTHIIVDEVHERSIESDFLLIVLKELLLVRMDLKVILMSATVDAERLSAFFGGCPFMSVPGRTFPVTVRYLEDAVEQTGWHIDESSPYAVWTRNKKPGSKQLEWTEDTPAATDSSDDESKPSDPTKLSSQRYSPKTVETVNLLDSRQIPYDLIIRLLEQVCFDDPSLQQFSPATLVFMPGLAEIRKLNDALQSHPRFGASSDFVIYPLHSTISSEGQSAVFQIPPPGVRKIVISTNIAETGVTIPDITCVIDTGKQREMRYDEKRQLSRLVESYIARSNAKQRRGRAGRVQEGLAFHLLTKARHDSQLAEHPVPEMLRLSLQDLALRIKILKIKIGTSIEDVLMRALDPPSSTNIQRAVSALVEVKALTANEEITSMGRLLSKLPMDVHLGKFLLVAALFKCLDPALTIAATLNSKSPFVTPFGFEGQAEAAKKSFAVGNSDFLTIANVFDSWRRASENANFVRTFCKRNFVSHQNLQQIEELRQQLLAYLVDSSFIAATPAQKEEIASRSARTRFVTVPQEFNSNGRDYNLLEAALAAGLYPKILSLEPSGGLRTITNQQTVAIHPSSVNFRIPKSEFGTSFLTYFTLMQSKKLYAWEVGPVQELWLALLCGDLADFKIDRRVRFQADPKTLIAIKRMREQLASALSIRLKGRALSPRQLEWFELGLSCLALISLAPENKVVVG